The nucleotide window TCTTGATGTTTCCTGATTTATGCAAAGTTGACTATTCGTTTTAATTCCCCCAGCATCTACTTTATTGTTTTGACTAATGTTTTGTTTTATGAAATCAGAGTTTGATGTGTTTtagaacattatatatatatatatatatatatatatatatatatatattcacatgaTCCCATCTGTTGTGCTGAATTTGTACATcataatcatataaaaaaaatatacaagTGAAATATATCATACCCAAGAAACCAAAAGCAATTTTTTTTAACATACATGATGACACTATTATGGCACACATTGAAACAAAAAACTGATGACATGCAACAACATATGGACCAGACCACCTATTGCCATTTTATTCAAAGAAATGGCTTGATTCATTTGCCAAGCAGGGATTTGATCCACCAGATGCCTTTCTTGTCCTCAGGAGCTGACTCCTCTTCTGGAGGAGGATCTGCTTGAGGTGTTTTGTGCAGTTTCTGCACATCATAACCTTCTTCCTTAGCCTTCTCTAACAGCATGTTGTATACCTCCTCATCCATGTGTGTTTGCCTGCACAGTATCTGTGATACCATCCCAAACACAATTTCAAATAGGAAGTGATGACACGGATTCATATAGACAACATTTGGTTTAACAATACTACAATATAAGTGATGATAACAATAATAACACACGCATCTGTTTATGCATTTAAGTTACATGATAATAAtaacaaattaaaataataataataaaaaaatcttgtgTTCACATCTTCCAGGTTTGAACCATCCGTAGGTAGTTACTGTGTTTTTGCTTCACAACACTACTGTCCATATCTAAGCCATGTTATTATGTTTACATCTTGTAATGTCTTTTACATGAGACTCACGGAGACTTAGCTTAGCTGATACTGGTTGTTCATCATTTGACCGGTGGATCTCTCTCGACGGCAAGAGAGAGGTCAACAGTACCAAACCACACAATCGAGCGGTTGGTATATCGTCTCTCTGATCTGTTTTGATAGAGATACGTAATCTATCGATAAAGATACCTGAATCTCTCATAAGATCATACGAGATGTTTTGATAGGGACAGGTCCAAAACTAGCATTTTTAAGGCCCAGAACTAAATTTCCCCCAAATACACCAACATCATAGCTACATTCTACCAATACTAGTAATCGAACAGGTCTCCGTCAAGAAATCCCATTTCTAACCATCAACAAAGTAAAAAAGGAGAGAGTTTTGTTCATGGTGAGCGAAAACCCACAAAGAACCCTAATCAATCCATGGTATTCGAGAATGTGGGgagaagaagacgaggaagagAGGACTGATTTGTCAAGTCTCAGATGATAATACTAGTAATCGAACAGGTCTCCGTCATGAAATCCCATTTCCAACTATCAGCAAGTAAAAAGGAGAGAGTTTTGTTCATGGTGACAAAAACCCACAAAAACACCCTAATAAATCCATAGGATTCGAGAAtgtgagaagaagaagatgaggaggagaggaCCAATTTGTCAAGTCTCAGATGATAATACCAGTAATCGAACATGTCTCCGTCATGAAATCCCATTTCCAACCATCAGCAAGTAAAAAGAAGGGATTTTTGTTCATGGTGAGCAAAAACCCACAAAGAACCCTAATCAATCCATGGAATTCGAGAATGTGGGAAGAAGATGATGAGGAGGAGAGAAAACTGCGTACCCAGAGGTAAGTGCGGGAAGGCTGGCCGATGAGGGCGTACTGATAGTCGTCGTCGAGGTAGAGCACCCAGTAGTCGCCGACGACGGGGAAGATGGGGAAGAAGGGGGGCACGTAGAACTTGACCTTGAGCTTGGCATCGTCGCTGGCGGGGTCGGCCCTGTAGGCGGTGCCCTCGATTGATCCGCGCCGGCCGCCGCTCCAGGTCTCGTTGAGGACATGGACGGTGCCGTCCGAGCGCAGCGTGTAGGTGGCGCGCGTGTTGGCCCCGTCCCGCGGCTGGAAGCGGGAGGGGATGGAGGCGATCTCGTACCACCGCCCCATGTACCGCTCCAGGTCAACCCCCTTCACCACCGTCATCTCCTTCGCCGTCTTCCCCATTGCCGCTGCTGCGAAGCACGATACGGGATGGTGCAGTGTCGGCCGTGGGGGCTTTATGGTAAGAGAGGGCGGTGAGGGGATTCGTGGTGGATAAGGGGGAGGGCGACGTGGCAATGCTACAGCAACACGTTCCTGCACGAGAACAACAACGACTCCTGCGTGGTACTCGATATGCCGTCCGATTCCTTCTCTTGCTGGATCCACACCATCGATTCACCTGATTTGATAGATGAGAGGGAGGGAAATGCTTGCTTCGGGCGCAAGGGATGAGGGTGCGAAGGAGAGGACAAAGGAGAGTGTTTCTTGGGGAGAAAGGCTGTTATGGTTGTTTCTAGTTCTTGGGATTTTTGTTGGGTTTCAtttggtttttattttttatttttatttaaacccAAATCAGTTCATCTCTATTTTAACTTAATTCTGATAAAATTCTTTTCATAAAATGAACAATACgtcaataaaatcataaaatattttataatatagtcAAAGAGTATGGTAGGAAGAGGATAAGAATCACAAC belongs to Musa acuminata AAA Group cultivar baxijiao chromosome BXJ3-5, Cavendish_Baxijiao_AAA, whole genome shotgun sequence and includes:
- the LOC103985165 gene encoding temperature-induced lipocalin-1 — encoded protein: MGKTAKEMTVVKGVDLERYMGRWYEIASIPSRFQPRDGANTRATYTLRSDGTVHVLNETWSGGRRGSIEGTAYRADPASDDAKLKVKFYVPPFFPIFPVVGDYWVLYLDDDYQYALIGQPSRTYLWILCRQTHMDEEVYNMLLEKAKEEGYDVQKLHKTPQADPPPEEESAPEDKKGIWWIKSLLGK